A single genomic interval of Armigeres subalbatus isolate Guangzhou_Male chromosome 1, GZ_Asu_2, whole genome shotgun sequence harbors:
- the LOC134221977 gene encoding ras-related protein Rab-1A produces MSASAMSPEYDYLFKLLLIGDSGVGKSCLLLRFADDTYTESYISTIGVDFKIRTIDLDGKTIKLQIWDTAGQERFRTITSSYYRGAHGIIVVYDCTDQESFNNVKTWLEEIERYACENVNKLLVGNKCDLQTKKVVDTTTAMEYASQLGIPFLETSAKNATNVEQAFMTMAAEIKNRVGPPSSAAEAPSAVKIDKSRSVESKSGCC; encoded by the exons CGACTATCTGTTCAAACTGCTGCTGATTGGCGACTCGGGAGTGGGAAAGTCTTGCCTTCTGTTGAGATTCGCCGACGACACATACACGGAAAGCTATATTAGCACAATCGGTGTAGACTTT AAAATTAGAACCATTGACTTAGATGGCAAAACAATCAAATTGCAAATT TGGGACACCGCCGGACAGGAGCGCTTCCGTACGATAACGTCATCGTACTACCGGGGCGCACACGGTATCATCGTGGTGTACGACTGCACCGACCAGGAATCCTTCAACAACGTCAAAACGTGGCTGGAGGAAATCGAGCGCTATGCCTGCGAAAACGTCAACAAGCTGCTGGTCGGCAACAAGTGCGATCTGCAGACAAAGAAGGTCGTCGACACGACTACGGCTATG GAATACGCAAGCCAACTGGGCATCCCATTCCTGGAGACGTCCGCTAAGAACGCCACCAACGTTGAGCAGGCATTCATGACGATGGCAGCGGAAATCAAGAATCGCGTTGGGCCACCGTCGAGCGCCGCGGAAGCGCCCAGTGCCGTCAAGATCGACAAGAGCCGCAGCGTCGAGTCCAAGTCCGGCTGTTGCTGA